Proteins encoded in a region of the Streptomyces sp. NBC_01298 genome:
- a CDS encoding gamma-aminobutyraldehyde dehydrogenase, with product MTTELRRLRNYIGGEFKDAADGRTTEVVNPATGEAYATAPLSGQADVDAAMAAAAAAFPSWRDATPSERQKALLKIADAFEARADELVATESENTGKPLGLTASEELPPMVDQIRFFAGAARLLEGRSAGEYMEGMTSIVRREPVGVCAQVAPWNYPMMMAVWKFAPALAAGNTVVLKPSDTTPASTILMAEIIGSILPKGVFNVVCGDRDTGRAMVEHRTPAMASITGSVRAGMQVAESASKDVKRVHLELGGKAPVVVFEDADIAKAAEDIAVAGFFNAGQDCTAACRVLVHESIHDEFVAALAKNAADTKTGQPDDEDVLYGPLNNPNQLKQVAGFIERLPAHAKVEAGGHQVGEKGYFYAPTVVSGLKQDDEIIQNEVFGPVITVQSFTDEDQALAYANDVEFALASSVWTKDHGRAMRMSKNLDFGCVWINTHIPLVAEMPHGGYKKSGYGKDLSAYGFEDYTRIKHVMTSLDG from the coding sequence GTGACCACCGAACTGCGTCGTCTGCGCAACTACATCGGCGGGGAGTTCAAGGACGCCGCCGACGGGCGGACCACCGAGGTGGTCAACCCCGCCACGGGCGAGGCGTACGCGACCGCCCCCCTCTCCGGCCAGGCGGACGTCGACGCCGCCATGGCCGCCGCCGCCGCGGCCTTCCCGTCCTGGCGCGACGCGACCCCCTCCGAGCGCCAGAAGGCCCTGCTGAAGATCGCGGACGCCTTCGAGGCCCGCGCGGACGAGCTGGTCGCCACCGAATCGGAGAACACCGGCAAGCCGCTCGGCCTCACGGCCAGCGAGGAGCTGCCGCCGATGGTGGACCAGATCCGCTTCTTCGCCGGTGCCGCGCGCCTGCTCGAGGGCCGTTCGGCCGGCGAGTACATGGAGGGCATGACCTCGATCGTCCGCCGTGAGCCGGTCGGCGTCTGTGCGCAGGTCGCTCCGTGGAACTACCCGATGATGATGGCCGTCTGGAAGTTCGCCCCGGCCCTGGCCGCGGGCAACACCGTGGTCCTCAAGCCCTCGGACACCACCCCGGCCTCCACCATCCTGATGGCGGAGATCATCGGCTCGATCCTGCCCAAGGGCGTCTTCAACGTCGTCTGCGGCGACCGCGACACCGGCCGGGCCATGGTCGAGCACCGCACTCCGGCGATGGCCTCCATCACCGGCTCGGTGCGCGCGGGCATGCAGGTCGCCGAGAGCGCCTCCAAGGACGTCAAGCGCGTCCACCTGGAGCTCGGCGGCAAGGCCCCCGTCGTGGTCTTCGAGGACGCCGACATCGCCAAGGCCGCCGAGGACATCGCGGTCGCCGGCTTCTTCAACGCCGGCCAGGACTGCACCGCGGCCTGCCGCGTACTGGTCCACGAGTCGATCCACGACGAGTTCGTCGCGGCGCTGGCCAAGAACGCGGCCGACACCAAGACCGGTCAGCCGGACGACGAGGACGTGCTCTACGGTCCGCTGAACAACCCGAACCAGCTGAAGCAGGTCGCGGGCTTCATCGAGCGGCTCCCCGCCCACGCCAAGGTCGAGGCGGGCGGCCACCAGGTCGGCGAGAAGGGCTACTTCTACGCCCCGACCGTGGTCTCGGGCCTCAAGCAGGACGACGAGATCATCCAGAACGAGGTCTTCGGCCCCGTCATCACGGTCCAGTCCTTCACGGACGAGGACCAGGCCCTGGCGTACGCGAACGACGTCGAGTTCGCGCTCGCCTCGTCGGTGTGGACCAAGGACCACGGCCGCGCGATGCGGATGTCCAAGAACCTCGACTTCGGCTGCGTGTGGATCAACACCCACATCCCGCTCGTCGCCGAGATGCCCCACGGCGGATACAAGAAGTCCGGCTACGGCAAGGACCTCTCCGCCTACGGCTTCGAGGACTACACGCGCATCAAGCACGTCATGACCTCGCTCGACGGCTGA
- a CDS encoding Lrp/AsnC family transcriptional regulator, producing MHSEVVVSRSADSRTRQPSPSVDAVSLAIIEQLQEDGRRPYAAIGKAVGLSEAAVRQRVQKLLDQGVMQIVAVTDPLTVGLRRQAMVGINVEGDLDPVADALTAMAECEYVVMTAGSFDLMVEIVCEDDDHLLDTINKKIRALPGVRSTESFVYLKLKKQTYMWGTR from the coding sequence GTGCACAGTGAGGTCGTGGTCAGTCGAAGCGCAGATTCCAGGACAAGACAACCGTCCCCTTCGGTCGATGCTGTGTCCCTGGCGATCATCGAGCAACTGCAAGAGGACGGTCGCCGCCCCTACGCGGCGATCGGCAAGGCCGTCGGCCTGTCCGAAGCAGCGGTGCGCCAGCGGGTTCAGAAGCTGCTCGACCAGGGCGTCATGCAGATCGTCGCCGTCACCGACCCGCTCACCGTGGGGCTCCGGCGCCAGGCGATGGTCGGCATCAACGTCGAGGGAGACCTCGACCCCGTGGCCGACGCGCTGACCGCGATGGCCGAATGCGAGTACGTGGTGATGACCGCGGGCTCGTTCGACCTGATGGTGGAGATCGTCTGCGAGGACGACGACCACCTGCTCGACACGATCAACAAGAAGATCCGTGCGCTCCCCGGCGTGCGATCAACCGAAAGCTTCGTTTACCTGAAGCTGAAGAAGCAGACCTACATGTGGGGAACGAGATAG
- a CDS encoding aspartate aminotransferase family protein, with product MSQDLSKTAYDHLWMHFTRMSSYENSPVPTIVRGEGTYIFDDKGKRYLDGLAGLFVVNAGHGRKELAEVAYKQAQELAFFPIWSYAHPKAVELAERLAHYAPGDLNKVFFTTGGGEAVETAWKLAKQYFKLQGKHTKYKVISRAVAYHGTPQGALSITGLPALKAPFEPLVPGAHKVVNTNIYRAPIYGDDPEAYGRWCADQIEQEILFEGADTVAAVFLEPVQNAGGCFPPPPGYFQRVREICDEYDVLLVSDETICAFGRLGTMFACDKFDYIPDMITCAKGMTSGYSPIGACIISDRLAEPFYKGDNTFLHGYTFGGHPVSSAVALANLDIFDKEGLNQHVLDNEDAFRSTLEKLHDLPIVGDVRGNGYFYGIELVKDKATKESFTDEETERVLYGFLSKALFENGLYCRADDRGDPVIQLAPPLIADQGTFDEIEGILRRVLTEAWTKL from the coding sequence GTGAGCCAGGACCTCTCCAAGACCGCGTACGACCACCTGTGGATGCACTTCACCCGCATGTCGTCATACGAGAACTCGCCCGTCCCCACCATCGTGCGGGGTGAGGGCACCTACATCTTCGACGACAAGGGCAAGCGCTACCTGGACGGTCTCGCCGGACTGTTCGTGGTCAACGCCGGTCACGGCCGCAAGGAACTGGCCGAGGTCGCCTACAAGCAGGCGCAGGAACTCGCGTTCTTCCCCATCTGGTCGTACGCGCACCCCAAGGCCGTCGAGCTCGCCGAGCGCCTCGCGCACTACGCCCCGGGCGACCTGAACAAGGTCTTCTTCACCACCGGTGGCGGCGAGGCCGTCGAGACCGCCTGGAAGCTCGCCAAGCAGTACTTCAAGCTGCAGGGCAAGCACACCAAGTACAAGGTCATCTCCCGCGCGGTCGCCTATCACGGCACCCCGCAGGGCGCGCTGTCCATCACCGGCCTGCCGGCCCTCAAGGCCCCCTTCGAGCCGCTGGTCCCCGGCGCGCACAAGGTGGTCAACACCAACATCTACCGCGCCCCGATCTACGGCGACGACCCCGAGGCCTACGGCCGCTGGTGCGCCGACCAGATCGAGCAGGAGATCCTGTTCGAGGGCGCCGACACCGTCGCCGCCGTCTTCCTGGAGCCGGTGCAGAACGCCGGTGGCTGCTTCCCGCCGCCGCCCGGCTACTTCCAGCGCGTCCGCGAGATCTGTGACGAGTACGACGTCCTGCTCGTCTCCGACGAGACGATCTGCGCCTTCGGCCGCCTCGGCACGATGTTCGCCTGTGACAAGTTCGACTACATCCCGGACATGATCACCTGCGCCAAGGGCATGACCTCGGGCTACTCCCCGATCGGTGCCTGCATCATCTCGGACCGCCTCGCCGAGCCGTTCTACAAGGGTGACAACACCTTCCTGCACGGCTACACCTTCGGAGGACACCCGGTGTCCTCCGCGGTGGCGCTCGCCAACCTCGACATCTTCGACAAGGAAGGCCTCAACCAGCACGTGCTGGACAACGAGGACGCCTTCCGCTCGACGCTGGAGAAGCTGCACGACCTGCCGATCGTCGGCGACGTCCGCGGCAACGGCTACTTCTACGGCATCGAGCTCGTCAAGGACAAGGCCACCAAGGAGTCCTTCACGGACGAGGAGACCGAGCGCGTGCTCTACGGCTTCCTCTCCAAGGCGCTCTTCGAGAACGGCCTGTACTGCCGCGCCGACGACCGTGGCGACCCGGTCATCCAGCTGGCCCCGCCGCTGATCGCCGACCAGGGCACCTTCGACGAGATCGAGGGCATCCTGCGCCGCGTGCTCACCGAGGCCTGGACCAAGCTCTAA
- a CDS encoding ABC transporter ATP-binding protein, which yields MYAMVAPRDNAALDNARPDSALPQDDLLWARSLHYSHSGSPGLIGVSVGVRSGEILAVTGPRGSGKTTLLRCLSGQLRPEQGEVWFNSVPVHTMGAPARERLRRDRFGWIGPEPRLLPELRVWENAALPLLIAGASHRTAKRAACEWLDRLDIGAFARKHPGALNRAESQRVALARALAHLPAVVFADEPTAPLHRAERSLLLRTLTTAARSHGITVLLATHDEETAAAADRRFSLLDGRPAAAATAAGLSPTSFPQPPEEQAACSLSA from the coding sequence GTGTACGCCATGGTGGCTCCACGGGACAACGCCGCGCTGGACAATGCCCGGCCCGACAGTGCCCTGCCCCAGGACGATCTGCTCTGGGCACGGTCCCTTCACTACTCCCACAGCGGTTCACCGGGCCTGATCGGGGTCTCGGTCGGCGTCCGCTCGGGAGAGATCCTCGCCGTGACCGGCCCCCGGGGCAGCGGCAAGACCACGCTGCTGCGCTGCCTGTCCGGACAGCTCCGGCCCGAGCAGGGCGAGGTCTGGTTCAACAGCGTCCCCGTGCACACCATGGGCGCCCCGGCCCGCGAGCGGCTGCGCCGCGACCGCTTCGGCTGGATCGGCCCCGAGCCGCGGCTGCTGCCCGAGCTCCGCGTCTGGGAGAACGCCGCCCTGCCGCTGCTGATCGCCGGCGCGAGTCACCGCACCGCGAAACGGGCCGCCTGCGAATGGCTGGACCGCCTCGACATCGGCGCCTTCGCCCGCAAGCACCCCGGCGCCCTCAACCGGGCCGAGTCCCAGCGCGTCGCGCTCGCCCGCGCCCTCGCGCACCTGCCCGCCGTGGTCTTCGCCGACGAACCCACCGCCCCGCTGCACCGCGCCGAGCGCTCCCTGCTGCTGCGCACGCTCACCACGGCCGCCCGCTCCCACGGCATCACCGTGCTCCTGGCCACCCACGACGAGGAGACCGCGGCCGCCGCCGACCGGCGCTTCTCCCTGCTGGACGGCCGACCCGCCGCCGCGGCGACCGCGGCCGGGCTCTCCCCCACCTCCTTCCCCCAGCCCCCGGAGGAACAGGCCGCGTGCTCGCTCTCCGCCTAG
- a CDS encoding LOG family protein, translating to MVNPHIETDNEIETLAEFDRVVARGSLSGYRIQSVNLLERTFALLSADTSSAVFLGCAMEPDASAKVRADGALVFPPVPDLPFNPYRGLLYTPEELFTGLSAGYEATPDAEAYAWFQETKAEGDIYSSMLRSIHDDAISDALDEHLVGARVVGVMGGHAMTRGGDAYRGAAELGRTLTRSGLTVATGGGPGAMEAANLGAYLAPAPDEALPEALRMLAKAPSFTPSVSDWARAAFAVRERWPAVTGGDSVGIPTWFYGHEPPNPFAGHVAKYFANATREDGLLARSNAGVVFLPGAAGTVQEIFDNATPNYYESRSEPTPMILVDRVHWTERLPAWPLLQALARGRAMESRIALVDSVTEVPAALAAMG from the coding sequence ATGGTCAACCCACACATCGAGACCGACAACGAGATCGAGACCCTCGCCGAATTCGACCGGGTCGTGGCCCGCGGCTCGCTCAGCGGGTACCGGATCCAGTCGGTCAACCTGCTGGAGCGGACCTTCGCACTGCTGTCCGCCGACACCTCGTCCGCCGTGTTCCTGGGCTGCGCGATGGAACCGGACGCCTCGGCCAAGGTGCGCGCGGACGGCGCCCTGGTGTTCCCGCCCGTCCCCGACCTCCCGTTCAATCCCTACCGGGGCCTGCTCTACACGCCGGAGGAGCTCTTCACCGGGCTGTCCGCCGGCTACGAGGCCACCCCGGACGCCGAGGCGTACGCCTGGTTCCAGGAGACCAAGGCGGAGGGCGACATCTACTCCTCGATGCTGCGCTCCATCCACGACGACGCCATCTCCGACGCCCTCGACGAGCACCTCGTGGGCGCCCGCGTCGTCGGGGTGATGGGCGGGCACGCCATGACCCGCGGCGGCGACGCCTACCGGGGCGCCGCCGAACTCGGCCGGACGCTGACCCGCTCCGGGCTGACCGTGGCCACCGGCGGCGGCCCGGGCGCCATGGAGGCGGCCAACCTCGGCGCGTACCTCGCCCCGGCCCCCGACGAGGCCCTGCCCGAAGCCCTGCGGATGCTGGCCAAGGCTCCGTCCTTCACCCCGTCCGTCTCCGACTGGGCGCGCGCGGCCTTCGCCGTACGGGAACGCTGGCCGGCGGTCACGGGCGGCGACTCGGTGGGCATCCCGACCTGGTTCTACGGACACGAGCCGCCGAACCCCTTCGCCGGCCACGTCGCGAAGTACTTCGCGAACGCCACCCGCGAGGACGGGCTGCTGGCACGGTCCAACGCGGGCGTGGTCTTCCTGCCCGGCGCGGCGGGCACGGTCCAGGAGATCTTCGACAACGCGACGCCCAACTACTACGAGTCCCGGAGCGAGCCGACCCCGATGATCCTCGTCGACCGCGTCCACTGGACCGAGCGGCTGCCCGCCTGGCCGCTGCTCCAGGCACTGGCCCGGGGCCGGGCGATGGAGTCCCGGATCGCCCTGGTCGACTCGGTGACCGAGGTCCCGGCGGCCCTCGCCGCGATGGGCTGA
- a CDS encoding ABC transporter ATP-binding protein → MTLLQLEGVSVRFGERAVVDAVDLVVAEHEIVCVLGPSGSGKSTLLRVVAGLQPVAGGRVLLGGADQAAVPVHRRGVGLMFQDHQLFPHRDVGGNVAFGLRMRGASKQTSEARVTELLELVGLPGAQGRAVASLSGGEQQRVALARALAPSPRLLMLDEPLGQLDRGLRERLVVELQGLFSRLGTTVLAVTHDQGEAFALADRVVVMRDGRIAQAGTPLEVWERPASEFVARFLGFENVVPAVVSGGVASTAWGKVPVAAGASEGECQVLVRPAGVVLSPAGLGCEVVSRTFRGTHVALLLRPEVGPVLEAECDLAGAPGVGDRVAVSFAPGEVVVLPGD, encoded by the coding sequence ATGACCCTGCTTCAGCTGGAAGGGGTGTCGGTCCGCTTCGGTGAGCGCGCGGTCGTGGACGCCGTGGACCTGGTGGTCGCCGAACACGAGATCGTGTGCGTGCTGGGGCCCAGCGGGAGCGGCAAGTCCACTCTGCTCCGGGTGGTGGCCGGGCTCCAGCCCGTCGCCGGCGGGAGGGTGCTGCTGGGCGGCGCCGACCAGGCAGCGGTGCCCGTGCACCGGCGGGGGGTGGGCCTGATGTTCCAGGACCACCAGCTGTTCCCGCATCGGGACGTGGGCGGGAACGTCGCGTTCGGGCTGCGGATGCGGGGCGCTTCGAAGCAGACCTCCGAGGCCCGGGTCACCGAGCTCCTGGAGCTCGTCGGGCTGCCCGGGGCGCAGGGCCGGGCGGTGGCCTCGCTGTCCGGCGGCGAGCAGCAGCGGGTCGCGCTGGCGCGGGCGCTGGCGCCCTCGCCGCGGCTCCTGATGCTGGACGAGCCGCTCGGGCAGCTGGACCGCGGGCTGCGGGAGCGGCTGGTGGTGGAGTTGCAGGGGCTGTTCTCGCGGCTGGGCACGACCGTGCTGGCCGTCACGCACGACCAGGGCGAGGCGTTCGCGCTGGCCGACCGGGTGGTCGTCATGCGGGACGGGCGGATCGCGCAGGCGGGGACCCCGCTGGAGGTGTGGGAGCGGCCGGCGTCGGAGTTCGTGGCGCGGTTCCTGGGCTTCGAGAACGTCGTCCCGGCAGTGGTGTCGGGTGGGGTCGCCTCCACTGCGTGGGGGAAGGTGCCGGTTGCGGCGGGGGCCTCCGAGGGGGAGTGCCAGGTGCTGGTCCGGCCGGCCGGGGTGGTGCTTTCGCCTGCTGGACTGGGGTGCGAGGTGGTGTCGCGGACCTTCCGGGGGACGCATGTCGCGCTGTTGCTCCGGCCCGAGGTGGGGCCGGTACTGGAGGCGGAGTGTGACTTGGCCGGGGCGCCCGGGGTGGGGGACCGGGTCGCGGTGAGCTTCGCCCCCGGCGAAGTGGTCGTGCTGCCGGGGGATTAG
- a CDS encoding ABC transporter permease — translation MAVPLVFFGLFFAYPVAAIVGRGLKTDAGWQFGRIGEVLARPDIGDVLWFTTWQALASTALTLLIALPGAYVFARFEFPGKQLLRALVTVPFVLPTVVVGTAFLALVGRNGLLDEVWGIRLDTTVWAILLAHVFFNYAVVIRTVGGLWAQLDPRQEEAARVLGAGRFAAWRRVTLPALGPAVAAASLMVFLFTFSSFGVVQILGGPAYSTLEVEVYRQTAQLLDLPTAAVLTMVQFAAIGAILGVHSWTVRKRETALRLVAPGRTTHRPRGWAQRTLLGGVLLTVALLIVAPLAVLVERSLDAPGGYGFGFYRALQEVGAGGGTFLVPPLEAIWNSLQYALAATAIALVVGGLAAAALTRRAGRFVRGFDALLMLPLGVSAVTVGFGFLITLDEPPLDLRTSWILVPLAQALVGVPFVVRTMLPVLRAVDGRLREAAAVLGASPLRAWREVDLPMVRRALLIAAGFAFAVSLGEFGATVFIARPDHPTLPVAVARLLGRAGEMNYGQAMALSTILMLVCAVSLLALERLRPDKTSGEF, via the coding sequence ATGGCCGTGCCGCTCGTCTTCTTCGGGCTGTTCTTCGCCTACCCCGTGGCCGCGATCGTCGGGCGCGGGCTCAAGACGGACGCCGGCTGGCAGTTCGGCCGGATCGGCGAGGTGCTGGCCCGGCCCGACATCGGCGACGTGCTCTGGTTCACCACCTGGCAGGCGCTCGCGTCCACGGCGCTCACGCTCCTGATCGCACTCCCCGGCGCGTACGTCTTCGCGCGCTTCGAGTTCCCCGGCAAACAACTGCTGCGGGCGCTCGTGACGGTGCCGTTCGTCCTGCCGACCGTCGTGGTCGGCACCGCCTTCCTCGCGCTGGTGGGGCGCAACGGCCTGCTGGACGAGGTGTGGGGGATCCGCCTCGACACGACCGTGTGGGCGATCCTGCTCGCGCACGTCTTCTTCAACTACGCCGTGGTGATCCGCACGGTCGGCGGACTGTGGGCGCAGCTCGATCCGCGTCAGGAGGAGGCCGCCCGGGTGCTCGGCGCCGGGCGGTTCGCCGCCTGGCGGCGCGTGACGCTGCCCGCGCTGGGCCCGGCCGTCGCCGCCGCCTCGCTGATGGTGTTCCTGTTCACGTTCTCCTCCTTCGGCGTCGTGCAGATCCTGGGCGGGCCCGCGTACTCCACCCTGGAGGTGGAGGTCTACCGGCAGACCGCGCAGCTCCTGGACCTGCCGACGGCCGCGGTGCTGACGATGGTGCAGTTCGCGGCCATCGGAGCGATTCTCGGCGTGCACTCCTGGACCGTGCGCAAGCGGGAGACCGCGCTGCGGCTCGTCGCCCCGGGGCGGACCACGCACCGGCCGCGCGGCTGGGCCCAGCGCACCCTGCTCGGCGGGGTGCTGCTGACGGTGGCGCTGCTGATCGTGGCGCCGCTGGCCGTGCTGGTCGAGCGCTCGCTGGACGCCCCCGGCGGCTACGGCTTCGGCTTCTACCGGGCGCTCCAGGAGGTGGGCGCGGGCGGCGGAACGTTCCTGGTGCCACCGCTGGAGGCCATCTGGAACTCCCTGCAGTACGCGCTCGCCGCCACCGCCATCGCGCTGGTCGTCGGCGGGCTCGCGGCCGCCGCGCTGACCCGGCGCGCGGGCCGTTTCGTACGGGGCTTCGACGCGCTGCTGATGCTCCCGCTGGGGGTGTCGGCCGTCACCGTCGGCTTCGGTTTCCTCATCACGCTCGACGAGCCGCCGCTGGACCTGCGGACCTCGTGGATCCTGGTGCCGCTGGCGCAGGCGCTGGTGGGCGTCCCCTTCGTCGTACGGACCATGCTGCCGGTGCTCCGCGCGGTGGACGGACGGCTGCGCGAGGCCGCCGCCGTGCTCGGCGCCTCACCGCTGCGGGCCTGGCGGGAGGTGGACCTGCCCATGGTGCGGCGGGCCCTGCTGATCGCGGCGGGCTTCGCCTTCGCCGTGTCCCTCGGGGAGTTCGGGGCGACCGTCTTCATCGCGCGGCCCGACCATCCGACGCTGCCGGTCGCCGTGGCACGGCTGCTGGGGCGGGCCGGGGAGATGAACTACGGGCAGGCGATGGCCCTGAGCACGATTCTGATGCTGGTGTGCGCGGTGTCCCTGCTGGCGCTGGAGCGACTGCGACCCGACAAGACCTCCGGAGAGTTCTGA
- a CDS encoding thiamine ABC transporter substrate-binding protein translates to MSTTKKMAGVALVAALGVTTLSACGGDAKDKPAGASASAAPKSKTITLVSHDSFNVTEAVLKEFEQQSGYTVKVLKSGDAGAALNQEILTKGSPRGDVFFGVDNTLLSRALDNGIFTPYEAKGLAGVKPEFVLDKEHRVTPVDSGDICVNYDKAYFADKKLAPPQTLDDLIKPEYKNLLVTENAATSSPGLGFLLASVGKYGDEGWKDYWSKLKANGVEVVDGWEQAYNERFSGSAGGKKAKGDRPLVVSYASSPPVEVLYGEPQPTEAPTGVSTGTCFRQTEFAGLLKGAKNEEGGKALLDFLISKKFQEDMPLQMFVNPVTKDAVLPELFTKHGVVIEKPETVAPEAIAKNRDQWVKAWTALVVK, encoded by the coding sequence ATGAGCACCACCAAGAAGATGGCGGGCGTCGCGCTCGTGGCCGCGCTCGGCGTCACCACGCTCAGCGCCTGCGGCGGCGACGCCAAGGACAAGCCCGCCGGGGCGTCCGCGTCCGCCGCCCCGAAGTCCAAGACGATCACCCTCGTCTCGCACGACTCCTTCAACGTGACCGAAGCGGTCCTCAAGGAGTTCGAGCAGCAGAGCGGCTACACCGTCAAGGTCCTGAAGTCCGGAGACGCGGGCGCGGCGCTGAACCAGGAGATCCTCACCAAGGGCTCCCCGCGCGGCGACGTCTTCTTCGGCGTGGACAACACGCTGCTCTCCCGCGCCCTCGACAACGGCATCTTCACGCCGTACGAGGCCAAGGGGCTGGCCGGTGTGAAGCCCGAGTTCGTCCTCGACAAGGAGCACCGGGTCACCCCGGTCGACTCCGGCGACATCTGCGTGAACTACGACAAGGCCTACTTCGCCGACAAGAAGCTCGCCCCGCCGCAGACGCTGGACGACCTGATCAAGCCGGAGTACAAGAACCTGCTGGTCACCGAGAACGCCGCGACCTCCTCGCCCGGCCTCGGCTTCCTGCTCGCCTCCGTCGGCAAGTACGGCGACGAGGGCTGGAAGGACTACTGGAGCAAGCTGAAGGCCAACGGCGTCGAGGTCGTCGACGGCTGGGAGCAGGCCTACAACGAGCGCTTCTCCGGCTCGGCGGGCGGCAAGAAGGCCAAGGGCGACCGCCCGCTGGTCGTCTCCTACGCCTCCAGCCCGCCGGTCGAGGTCCTCTACGGCGAGCCGCAGCCGACCGAGGCCCCCACGGGCGTCTCGACGGGCACGTGCTTCCGGCAGACCGAGTTCGCCGGTCTGCTCAAGGGCGCGAAGAACGAGGAGGGCGGCAAGGCGCTCCTGGACTTCCTGATCTCCAAGAAGTTCCAGGAGGACATGCCGCTCCAGATGTTCGTGAACCCGGTGACCAAGGACGCGGTGCTGCCCGAGCTGTTCACCAAGCACGGCGTGGTCATCGAGAAGCCCGAGACGGTCGCCCCCGAGGCCATCGCGAAGAACCGCGACCAGTGGGTCAAGGCGTGGACCGCGCTCGTCGTGAAGTAG
- the rlmN gene encoding 23S rRNA (adenine(2503)-C(2))-methyltransferase RlmN, with translation MARPVPGELTFVAPRGAKKPPRHLADLTPEERREAVAAIGEKPFRAKQLSQHYFARYAHDPAEWTDIPAASREKLQQELLPDLMNVLRHISCDDDTTRKTLWKLHDGTLVESVLMRYPDRVTMCISSQAGCGMNCPFCATGQAGLDRNLSTAEIVHQIVDGMRALRDGEVPGGPARLSNIVFMGMGEPLANYNRVVGAIRRLTDPEPDGLGLSQRGITVSTVGLVPAMLRFSDEGFKCRLAVSLHAPDDELRDTLVPVNTRWNVREVLGAAWEYAEKSGRRISIEYALIRDINDQAWRGDLLGRLLKGKRVHVNLIPLNPTPGSKWTASRPEDEKAFVEAIARHGVPVTVRDTRGQEIDGACGQLAASER, from the coding sequence ATGGCCCGCCCTGTCCCGGGAGAGCTCACTTTCGTCGCGCCTCGTGGAGCGAAGAAGCCGCCCCGGCACCTCGCCGACCTCACGCCCGAGGAGCGCCGGGAGGCCGTCGCCGCGATCGGCGAGAAGCCGTTCCGGGCCAAGCAGCTCTCCCAGCACTACTTCGCCCGGTACGCGCACGACCCGGCCGAGTGGACCGACATCCCGGCCGCGTCCCGGGAGAAGCTCCAGCAGGAGCTGCTGCCGGACCTGATGAACGTCCTGCGCCACATCTCCTGCGATGACGACACCACCCGCAAGACCCTGTGGAAGCTGCACGACGGCACGCTCGTCGAGTCCGTGCTCATGCGCTACCCGGACCGGGTCACCATGTGCATCTCCTCGCAGGCCGGCTGCGGCATGAACTGCCCGTTCTGCGCCACCGGGCAGGCCGGTCTGGACCGCAACCTGTCGACGGCCGAGATCGTCCACCAGATCGTCGACGGCATGCGCGCCCTGCGCGACGGCGAGGTCCCCGGCGGGCCCGCCCGGCTGTCGAACATCGTCTTCATGGGCATGGGCGAGCCGCTCGCCAACTACAACCGCGTCGTCGGCGCCATCCGCCGCCTGACCGACCCGGAGCCCGACGGCCTGGGCCTGTCGCAGCGCGGCATCACGGTCTCCACCGTGGGCCTGGTCCCGGCGATGCTGCGCTTCTCCGACGAGGGCTTCAAGTGCCGCCTCGCCGTCTCCCTGCACGCCCCGGACGACGAGCTGCGCGACACCCTGGTCCCCGTGAACACCCGCTGGAACGTCCGCGAGGTGCTCGGCGCGGCCTGGGAGTACGCGGAGAAGTCCGGCCGCCGGATCTCCATCGAGTACGCCCTGATCCGCGACATCAACGACCAGGCCTGGCGCGGTGACCTGCTCGGCAGGCTGCTCAAGGGCAAGCGCGTGCACGTCAACCTGATCCCGTTGAACCCGACGCCGGGCTCGAAGTGGACCGCCTCGCGCCCCGAGGACGAGAAGGCCTTCGTCGAGGCCATCGCCCGCCACGGAGTGCCGGTGACCGTACGCGACACCCGTGGCCAGGAGATCGACGGCGCGTGCGGCCAGCTCGCCGCCTCGGAGCGCTGA